Genomic DNA from Dysidea avara chromosome 10, odDysAvar1.4, whole genome shotgun sequence:
AAAGGACAAATACAAGCTTTACGAACATCTTTGGTGTTGTCTGATCTTTGTACCTTCAAGGGAAGGTATGAGTCtgctggtcattgctgaccgaGGTAAGTTAAATGCATGGTATGCTACTGTTCCATTATCACTAAAATAATCTATTAGTACAGTCAGATAGTTTGTGGTACTACAGTTTCTAATACAATAATATACCACATGTTTTAACCACCTCACTCAGCTTAAAAAGCATGGAAAATTTGCTCTTATAATATGGGTCATCTAGAGTGCAACACACACCTGATTATGTAATGAGCTTCCATAGATGATAGCATATAAGTATAACGTCATGTATAGAATATACAGCCTTATGCAGCAGCATTGTATATAGTGGCTAGCTACCTGTTTTGTGTTATAAAACAACTAATGTGGGTCATAACTAGCTGGTCACTATTATATAACAAGCTACTCTAGTACTTGTTTCAGACTCAGTCTCAGAAAAAGATGGCTTTTGCCACAAATAGTCTTGGTAAACCTTAACTTTCTAGATGTGGTTACTTATTCTACATGCAACTACTATTATGCCAACTAGCTACAGACAAGTTGCTTGGCTAGTAAAATTTAGGTATTAGCTTTAAAGAGTCAAGGATTTgcaccaaaatcattgaagatcTTTGCACTGGAAATTTCACCTCTGCCAACtagccagatggttagaaaaGTCACAGTTttttcaaacttggtgtgtagatCCATCAATTATTGTGATAGGATTTCTCTTGGCTGGTGGATCACCTTTGAACCAAAATTTTGCTCAACTTGTTCGCAGAAAACAAGCCTCTGCAGAAAACACAGGAAAAGTTTTACTGTGTAGTTTGGTAGGCCAATAACACTTGAAATCACACTCAAAATCTGGGAGCTCTTTTGaagcacacaaaataaaagAAAAATATGACCAAATCatgtgagatattaaaatccacTTGTCTGTCCAACAAAGTGAACACAGTTCTAAATCAAggatggtattagtgatgggggCACTAATGGTAACAAAGAGATTTGTTTCTTGCTTTCACTTTGCAGACCCTAGCATAGTTTTGTTCTCCTTGTATAGCAGTGTGATCTCAACCTGCAAAACAAAAGACACTCCTCAGTAACCATTGACCTTTGTAATAACTATAGCTCTTAATTCTATACTCAATCAGTAACTGCATGGTCACATAAAAATTTTCTAGCTGCACTGCTTTGCACAAATATCACAGTGCATGTAGAAAAACAAGTATTTCCACTATTTAAACTCTATGCAAGGATATTTCATGAAATTCTCAATCAACCTAATAGGTAAATCCAATTATAAAGCTGGACTACACATTCATCACCATTACGACATGCACAGCCAGCCAAAAAAATTACTTTAGTCAGACAAATGGGAGCTATGCACTTACTAAAAGTCCACataatatattttattttaatgaTAAACTTGTCTGATATTCATATTAATTCTAGTAGTATTTAGATATTGTTCAAAATGTTTCCAATTACTTAACAACCATTGATAGTCAAATTTCAATATGTCTGTAAAGTGAAAACCACTTTTGTTATGTTCTTGTAGACTCAAATCTTCATCAGGATTAACAGTGTGTCTTTCCATCTCAACTAAACAACATTGTAGTTTCTTAATTTGTTGTATTCTTTGACGTAAAGCTGCTTCAGTTAGACAGTCAGGAACAGATGGGTTTCTAGGAGTCAGTATCTTGGGTACTCCATGGTAAGCCAATCTTGACTGCTGGGACATGACAATAACATCACCACTGTGAACAAACAAAGCTGTTGGTTTGATGTCCTTGGTCTGTCCTCCAATAAGGAAAactgctgactgactgaaacTAAAGTGCAGTAGTGTATACTATCATAATAATACaatcacacacaacacactatactaaaccactctaataatacagtcaggCATTGTGTAGTATTAATTGTGGCTGcactgggaaaaccagtctatACCTTCCTATGTAGCTCCATGCTACTTTCTCCAAATGGATTGATTTTTATGCTGCAAATTctctccaccttcagcaccacACATACCCCATATTTGAGCTATACATTCATGAAATACAAGTCCTCAGTACCTAAGTAAAAATGTagggaatactctaatagaacagtcacatagaATTTAAAGAGTTGAAAAAATTGTCCAGGGTTTGTTTGAACCAGGGGCCTTCTTCACACAAACTCTTCACCACTGAACTGCTGTTGTCAGCTGATCagttcacttaatttctacaaatgaaaattctagctgaAATCTATTCAGTAGTAAAAgttatagatctaccaatggagaatctagattgttctacaTCATTCTGTGTGTTCTAACATAAGTCTTTGAAAAAAGTGTGCATTGTATTAGATTATTCccaaaaataattaaataaagtTTACTATTGAAAAATCTGTCTCCCATTTTGTGTTTAAATACCTCATAGTCAGTCAACGGTTTGTTTTTACCCaatttcttatctacagatacaatgatgattatacAAATTGAAATCCATACAAACACAGCCAAGCCCTAAAAAGGGATGCagcctgggtaaaaaagttgtgatggtagccaagaaatggctgcagtgatgttaatgctaaataATGTTCACAAACTTTTCTACACAGGCTTTTAAGACcgcacttttttcacagctcGGTTCTTTTTACTATATAAGGTAATGGGTAAACTTCCAATGGACTTACAATGTGTCCTAAAATTAAGTGCatgcacaaaaaaaaacaaaaaaaactgatgTTCCTGCCTGGAAGTGAACCAGGGACCTTGAGGGTGTAAGACTCACGTGATAACCACTACACTACAGGAACAACACATCATAATGAGTCAAGAGTTGTACTCTAAATTTCTTAGCTAGTCACTTAGTGAGTCATCAACACACTGACTACCCATAGATTAAATGACTACTTTTAAAACATTACTTTTACAGAGTAAGTGTATATTCCAAACAGTTAAACTAAGCTCTAAGGGGTTTAAACAAATCCACACTTAAACCAGGTGCACGTCCACAACCGGCTGAAGGTCAGCTGTgggtgcatgcctggtttactaaaattgcttttgcaaaatttgtgtgagtgtacctatctatctactgttgtttgtctgtatgcacccaCAAGAGCAAACTCTTTTAGTGGCAAAAGCAGTCAACCTATGAGAATTAAACACTTATGTATCAAACTTCTGCATAGGCACTGAGGCGGTTTCTTTTCATCAGCAGACCTCTTAGGATACTACGAAAAGCATATCTCATTGACTTGAAGGGGGGTATGTCCCTTACATATGTGAGGGCAGCCTTGAGGATTTGTAgaaatttttttggaaaaaacatgatagacaaactataaaacagtagAGAAGATACTTATGTGTGTAATATGCAGTTTGTTTGGATAGtgtttccttagcaatgcatagcaacataatcaGAGGATTACGAACTAatcatgaaattacaattattgTCTTAATTTTGATAATTCTGTATGACAGAAACTTACATTGTTGATTAATTCcagctacataactagctagctgcatgcgcctggtttttagaagcagcacaacatcaacttgtttggaTTACCTGTGTACCTTCAGCAGTAATTTTGGAGTGTAAGTTGTAAACAGTACAAGCAGTATGATAACATCATTTGTCACTTTTGCTCAACAAAGAGCGAAGAGTTTTAGCATTTCTAAATTCTAATGTCAAATCTCtgctaaaaaaaaacaaaaacaaaaaaaaccctATCATATCGCcaccattttataccacaataCTTAACTCATGTTgtagcatgtgccttttgggttctgacaagtgtctaCCCTCTGTACCTGTTTCTTCATGCACAATATCATATTGAGGCATCAATTTTCTgccgtatcgacactttccatAAGGAGCATATTTACAGATAGATATTTGAGATGCATATGCTAAAAGACATTTGACACCTGTAACTGCACGATAAGCTACACCTCACCCCTTAATAATCTAGTCAGACCAAGCACAAAAACCACACCTTTTAATGGCCTAATTGTTTGAACATggtgaccacacccattaatGATCTAGTGGTACTTATAAACAGTGACCACACCCTTTCGTTAGAATAGCTGTGCTTATGATAGCATAACAAAAGAAAGTGCTGTGACCACGTCTCTCTCacccaaaatactctaataaagcagtcaccctaatacaacagccaggtatgataatctaatagaacagtcacatgtgtatatcatagctatatgctataaTTTAAGGGATAAGAAGTAGTAAACAAAAGATACGAATGATGATATAGCAACATAGCTTGGTGGTGAAATCTTTACTTTGGCTGAACAGTTATGACATGCCAACATAAGGATTTTCCTAGTGTTGTTTAAGCTTAAGTTGAATTCAGAGGAGATTCCAGATCTCAGCTCCTTTGAATTCAAAGGATTGTGCCACTACTAGTCTGGCAAAATTCAACATAGCTTTGAAGTCAAGAACTCCCGGTACATGTATTAACAACTatatagccttctcacaggtccctagtgggacaACACTTATGACATGATGATGGTATGTTATACTGCTCACATTCATCAGATCAGCTAATACACACAACATGGTATCCTAGTGTAGTTACCTGATGGATATGAGTGGAGCAGTGAGGTCTTGTTCAGAATGATCAGTGTGGCCAGACAGGGTAGCTCCTGTTTGGTAGTAATTTACAATTGCTGCCTCAGCCTTAAACCTGTGTGGAATGGACACATAGCTTGACCAATGAAGAACGttatattactactactactactaccataTAGTGCTTGTCCACCCAATTACCTAACATTCTTAGACCAATGCAAAGCCAGACAACCAAGTGTTTGAATAGTAAAATGTTTAGACAATTGGTTCCAGCTAAGCAAACCCTTACAGAAACATCAATATTGAATTGGAATTTTTAATTGCCAAAATAAATTTTCAGTCCATCTGCCTCAAAGGGCTAAATGACACATCTTCTAATCACaattttatgtcacaataacaaatttACTAGTAGCATGTGTCCTTTAGGATTCTGACAAATGTTTGCCCTCTGTATCTTGCTTACTTTTCATCTCATCATCTACTCCATGCATAGAAACTATATGgaagcattaattttccgtatcgaTATTTTCCATACAAGCAGGTACATAATTTGGTACAAAattatttgaaacacttacaatAACTTATTTATCAGTCATGTACACCTCTTACACAACCACTTGCAAtattataatagaacagtcatggatCATATCAAAGATATGCTATAACAAACtaaatattattaatttaacaaagtagtgaaacaagatattatatagttattcaACAGCctcacgagtgctctgcctgatataaagcccgaaggcaagtgcgtttatacaggcagagcacgagtgcacgttgtataactgttatgtaccactcacctaataggtggggagagtctcacaagacagctgtaacacttataaaggccaggtttctaacatcgattgtgggtaaccaagccggacgttgcgatgacgttcacCCTGCAGTACtacagccacctgagatattgaaagctagtacgctatgggttatatcactaacctgaaTTCGCTGTTCGattctcatcatgtagtgctcagcatgccagccgTGATCACTCAGTCGctatatagactaagcgccagactaatcgccatagcgattctctcgagcgaaaaaagcagataaatagacggtttaagtaaataaaacctaactactaaacgatactagtctaattcttactgttcacactggctaaactcgaatctggtggcatgacaaaactggttaccacaatcgaacgtaaaggttagtattatttagaatatatttgttttattgagtcattgtcgaagtggactacagtttaatctgggctaaaatggcaccagactagtaaggtgtataagtacgtttatatatatgtagactagagtggTGGctacccgtgttggctttttcgattgccattggctgcttgtaaacattatacgtattggtgacgttatggccacaatcaacctttacatgtcaggctataaaagaattcgagtgatctgtgaagtgtctttccacctattaggtgaggtgtcgtagtggtcttcaccACCggaccggcacttgtgctatgctgcacaaaaccgcagccagtgcaatatctgtatattgtactgccgtcggtgcattataacttataatgcactcgttgagttataatgcactcgttgtagtctacaaaaccgcaaccagtgcattataagttataatgcactcgctgtagtctgcagcagtgcatgcaatatacaaattatggcactggcagtgcctttgaacttcccacgcagagtggtacatatggtattacaacatcgctatgtggggaaatccctacattggcttTGAACTACATAAGCACAGCTACACGCCAATGTAGGGAATTTCCAGTTGTAATGGCAGCATCAGTCATATCCTCTAGTTTCACAACTTCTTATTACTAGTACTCCCACTTCATACtaaatacactagtttgtttcTTTCAGTGTATTTCTGGAAAAGTTCTTCATGAATTCAGCAAATACTAATTACAAATACTAATTAAAAAGTCAGTACACTGGTATGTGTTGTGCAGTACCAGGACATCCACACATGAGCAGACACAACCTTACAGTGTATTTTGCTTAGTGACACTGTTACTCTTAGTAATATGTATACAAAATACCAAACTTACTGATGAAAGCCAAGACAGTCTAAAACAAATGATGCCAAACTCGACAAGTCTCCAGGGAACTCAGAATGGTTTGCAGGAGAGTACTCCTATTCAAACAACTCAATATAATAATTCTCAATAGAACATGCTATGTACCTTTGTGGACCAGTTGTAATGGTAGCCGAGGGTGACCCAAGTTAATTTCTTGATCATGAAATCATTTCCAGGTGACCACATCTGACCACTCCCTTCTCGGGTCATGTGAGCATCCAAATTACACACATTAGGATGACACGGGTAATCCACTAAACACCTAATACAGTAGTGTTAACAGATGACTTGAGGAGATATAGAGTGCAGATAGATTCTGGTCATATATGTACAAAACATTCTTTTCTTATTCCCAAATGATATATTCCAAGTTAGTCATGTCCCCTGTTACGTCAAAAAAATCAACCCCTTCACCAGACCCCATTTCACTGACCAATTATTATACAAAACAGGAGGCAGGATAACAAGGGTCTAGCTatgtaacacacacatacacacctcgTACGCAAAGCCTACAGTTGCCATCCATGTTCCACACAAGTGCATAACTTGCACAAATAGATGCTACAGTTAAATCATCAGTTGGATAACTGGATGCCCAGATGAATAGCCTATAGATCTATGTATGTAATGACAGTCATGAAAGGTAAATAAAGGAAACCACATAAGTCACAGATGGAAACTGAATTAGGTGTAGGGGTAAGATGGTAGCTGTGGTATTGCTGCCAGCTACCTACAGTACACAAGTGTTCAAAAGTGcacacattttaaaaatttttaaaaacttcttgatgactgttctattagagtatcttgattgtgcAAGTTTCACATATTTATGcttatctccttagctaatactctcagtacctTCAAACCCCCACTACAATAATTACTTAATGTACAGACatattttcaagttattccatcaaGCAGATTActgtgtgacaacaaatcgcttTTGCAGTTTTCAAAGTCAtgcataactcccttgttcttaaTTTATGaaaaattggactgtaaatgtacTGTATTACGCTCATACTGCCCTCCAAATATAACTATAGCACATGTAAGTCATTGTGATTTTTCTAAAG
This window encodes:
- the LOC136269299 gene encoding nucleic acid dioxygenase ALKBH1-like; amino-acid sequence: MASQSVDQFVDRFREEFKRYKRNQPPPDYSDVIELSEEQQSKNKVSIRNPLPTPSREVAQLAAVLGLNPPDQWRVYGVNDVPGLVVVPNPFVTGAQHYWISRCLVDYPCHPNVCNLDAHMTREGSGQMWSPGNDFMIKKLTWVTLGYHYNWSTKEYSPANHSEFPGDLSSLASFVLDCLGFHQFKAEAAIVNYYQTGATLSGHTDHSEQDLTAPLISISFSQSAVFLIGGQTKDIKPTALFVHSGDVIVMSQQSRLAYHGVPKILTPRNPSVPDCLTEAALRQRIQQIKKLQCCLVEMERHTVNPDEDLSLQEHNKSGFHFTDILKFDYQWLLSNWKHFEQYLNTTRINMNIRQVYH